The following coding sequences lie in one Thalassoglobus polymorphus genomic window:
- a CDS encoding Gfo/Idh/MocA family protein, with translation MAKIKIGQIGVGHAHASGKARAIKGSKDFEFVGVAESDSRLRSMWENDDTYAGLDWLPQEQLINDDSVQAIAIETNVPDLLDVAEACIDAGKHIHLDKPAGFSLPQFKSILDQAAKKHLIVQMGYMYRTHPGVQLLENLLEKGWLGEIFAVNAVIGKLMNESSRRGMLGQPGGIMFELGGHMLDIVLHLLGKPESIHTINQHSSPIDDGYLDNMLAVFEYATAHATLHCSCDEVDGFARRQLVVCGTEGTLEIRPMPNPSAKLALTQERGRFRKGWQEVELPKYIRYVDDIAELARQIRHEEDPRYKYEHDLLVQETLLKISDVPVD, from the coding sequence ATGGCAAAGATCAAGATCGGGCAAATCGGAGTTGGGCACGCACACGCCAGTGGGAAGGCTCGGGCGATCAAAGGCTCGAAGGATTTTGAGTTCGTCGGCGTTGCCGAATCGGACAGTCGTCTTCGCTCAATGTGGGAAAACGACGATACCTACGCTGGCCTCGACTGGCTTCCGCAGGAGCAACTCATCAACGATGACTCGGTCCAGGCGATCGCCATCGAGACGAATGTTCCCGACTTGCTCGATGTCGCAGAGGCGTGTATCGACGCTGGTAAGCATATTCATCTCGATAAGCCTGCTGGCTTTTCGCTTCCGCAGTTCAAATCAATTCTCGACCAGGCTGCTAAGAAGCATCTGATTGTGCAAATGGGCTACATGTACCGCACACATCCCGGAGTTCAGCTTCTCGAAAACCTGTTGGAAAAAGGTTGGCTGGGCGAAATTTTTGCCGTCAACGCAGTGATCGGCAAACTGATGAATGAGTCAAGTCGCCGCGGCATGCTCGGTCAACCGGGGGGAATCATGTTTGAGCTCGGTGGTCATATGCTGGACATTGTGCTGCACTTGCTGGGCAAGCCAGAATCGATTCACACAATCAATCAGCACAGTTCACCCATTGATGATGGCTACCTGGACAATATGCTGGCAGTTTTCGAGTATGCAACTGCACATGCCACGCTGCATTGCAGTTGCGACGAAGTTGATGGATTCGCACGTCGACAGCTCGTCGTTTGTGGCACCGAAGGGACTCTTGAGATCCGCCCCATGCCTAATCCCTCAGCCAAGCTAGCCCTCACCCAGGAGCGGGGTCGATTTCGCAAAGGCTGGCAGGAGGTCGAACTCCCCAAGTATATTCGCTATGTTGATGACATCGCCGAACTCGCCCGCCAGATTCGGCACGAAGAAGACCCACGCTACAAGTACGAACACGATCTTCTTGTGCAGGAAACTCTCCTGAAAATTTCTGACGTGCCGGTAGACTGA
- the hisB gene encoding imidazoleglycerol-phosphate dehydratase HisB, whose amino-acid sequence MSQDRTATIKRTTGETQIELTLNLDGTGQANIDTGVGFFNHMLELFTKHGQFDLTVKTVGDTDVDDHHTVEDTGICLGQALREAVGDKCGIVRYGSMTLPMDETLVTSALDLSGRFWFIDAYEIPTEKIGTFDSQLVEVFWQAVAANALMNLHLVLHHGKNSHHIAEGFFKATARALRAAITIDPRQQGVPSSKGVL is encoded by the coding sequence ATGAGTCAGGACAGAACCGCCACGATCAAACGGACCACGGGTGAGACCCAAATCGAGTTGACCCTGAATCTCGATGGGACCGGGCAGGCCAATATTGATACCGGCGTCGGTTTTTTCAATCACATGCTCGAATTGTTCACCAAACATGGCCAATTTGATCTGACCGTGAAAACCGTCGGGGATACCGATGTCGACGACCATCACACCGTTGAAGATACGGGAATCTGTCTCGGGCAGGCACTTCGTGAAGCGGTCGGTGACAAGTGCGGCATCGTTCGCTATGGATCGATGACTTTGCCAATGGACGAAACCCTCGTCACTTCGGCTCTCGATCTCAGTGGCCGGTTCTGGTTTATTGATGCGTATGAAATTCCGACCGAAAAAATTGGGACATTCGATTCTCAACTGGTCGAAGTCTTCTGGCAGGCGGTAGCAGCGAACGCATTGATGAACTTGCACCTCGTTCTGCATCACGGAAAAAATAGCCACCATATCGCTGAAGGATTCTTCAAGGCGACTGCCCGGGCCTTGCGAGCCGCGATCACAATCGATCCACGCCAGCAGGGTGTTCCCTCCTCGAAAGGTGTTTTGTAG
- a CDS encoding type I phosphomannose isomerase catalytic subunit translates to MEPLQFHPIFKRYLWGGRRLGELLNKPIDTGDDYAESWEVADLPGDESVVASGQFAGQTIRQLLTTHREKILGIHADRVRFPLLIKFLDANRDLSIQVHPGQEMAQRYSEVTTGKAEMWVVLDAKPGSRVYAGLKRGVNKEQFSAAIKNGTVPDCMHIIDAKVGDCFFLKPGTVHSLGTGLLVAEIQQPNNITYRIDDWGRKGPDGKPRELHLELGLEATDFSTGPIAPLKPKPLGTETRSTELVNNEYFVVHQHRGEMTYEPADDQRAHVLMLLSGTASTTSTAIGSLTKGETLVLPADRDRFSLQLSPDAQLLDAFLN, encoded by the coding sequence ATGGAACCACTCCAATTTCATCCGATCTTCAAACGGTATTTATGGGGTGGTCGGCGATTGGGCGAACTTCTCAACAAGCCGATCGACACTGGAGACGACTACGCGGAAAGCTGGGAAGTTGCCGATCTTCCCGGAGATGAAAGTGTCGTTGCATCCGGACAGTTTGCCGGGCAGACAATCCGCCAGTTGCTCACCACTCACCGCGAGAAGATTCTGGGAATCCATGCAGATCGAGTCCGATTTCCGCTGCTGATCAAATTCCTGGATGCCAATCGCGATCTTTCCATACAGGTTCACCCTGGTCAGGAAATGGCTCAGCGATACTCCGAGGTGACCACTGGAAAAGCGGAAATGTGGGTTGTCCTTGACGCAAAACCCGGAAGCCGCGTTTACGCAGGCCTCAAAAGAGGGGTCAACAAAGAGCAGTTCTCGGCTGCGATTAAAAACGGCACCGTTCCTGATTGCATGCACATCATTGATGCGAAAGTCGGCGACTGCTTCTTTCTGAAACCGGGAACCGTTCACAGTCTTGGAACAGGGCTGTTGGTGGCGGAAATCCAACAGCCGAATAATATCACCTACCGAATTGATGACTGGGGACGCAAAGGCCCCGACGGCAAACCTCGTGAGCTGCACCTTGAACTCGGTCTGGAAGCAACGGATTTCTCAACCGGCCCAATCGCCCCCCTGAAACCGAAACCGCTAGGGACAGAGACCCGCTCGACAGAATTGGTGAACAACGAATACTTCGTCGTCCATCAACATCGCGGCGAAATGACATATGAGCCAGCCGACGATCAGCGAGCGCACGTCCTCATGCTCCTCAGCGGGACAGCTAGCACCACCAGCACAGCCATCGGCTCACTTACTAAAGGGGAGACACTGGTACTCCCCGCAGACCGGGATCGCTTCTCGCTCCAACTGAGCCCGGACGCACAACTGCTCGATGCATTTCTTAATTAA
- a CDS encoding M24 family metallopeptidase → MLTPEGCQTRRQRLWDRIPDGIDWLLIADPRHVQYLANFLVQPLSFSGGERGLLLLEKSGRASILGDNFAIRSAIHKPYVDREVVTPWYDHQHSVKNRDHALLQALRDVSEDLVNGKGLVEAEWLPLGATEVLPAGTYDFSASQEVDDASLCDLGTILRDLRRTKEPDEIELLKQCMRAGEAGQARLFEVATEGVSELDIYREVQFAAVKAAGRPALVYGDFRASYPAQPKSGGFPDGDGRKLQEGDLFVLDYSVVLDGYRSDFTNTVSVGEPSAEVVELHEICKAGMAAGEQVLKAGVKARDVHAAVAAPYVEAGKKDSFMHHAGHGIGLGHPESPILVPESTDVLRAGDVVTLEPGSYVEGVGGMRIEHNYLITDSGYERLSNHEIRLN, encoded by the coding sequence ATGTTGACACCAGAAGGATGCCAGACTCGCCGCCAACGACTGTGGGATCGCATTCCAGATGGAATCGATTGGCTGCTCATCGCTGATCCTCGACACGTCCAGTATCTTGCAAATTTCCTTGTACAGCCTCTGAGCTTTTCAGGAGGCGAGCGGGGGCTTCTCCTGCTTGAGAAGAGCGGACGTGCATCAATCCTCGGGGATAACTTTGCAATCCGCTCAGCGATCCACAAACCGTATGTCGACAGAGAAGTGGTCACGCCGTGGTATGATCATCAACATTCTGTGAAGAATCGTGACCATGCACTCCTGCAAGCCCTGCGAGATGTTTCGGAGGATCTTGTCAACGGGAAAGGTCTCGTTGAAGCGGAATGGCTTCCACTGGGCGCCACTGAAGTTCTCCCGGCGGGGACGTATGACTTTTCTGCTTCGCAAGAGGTCGATGATGCGTCGCTGTGTGATCTGGGAACGATCCTGCGTGACCTGCGGCGAACTAAAGAGCCGGATGAAATCGAATTACTGAAACAGTGCATGAGAGCGGGAGAAGCTGGCCAAGCCCGGTTGTTCGAGGTCGCTACAGAAGGGGTTTCTGAGCTGGACATTTATCGAGAAGTTCAGTTTGCTGCAGTCAAAGCCGCCGGTCGTCCTGCTCTGGTTTACGGAGATTTTCGTGCCTCATATCCCGCTCAGCCGAAATCAGGCGGATTTCCGGATGGGGATGGCAGAAAGCTTCAGGAGGGAGATCTCTTTGTCCTGGATTACTCAGTGGTCTTAGATGGCTACCGCAGCGATTTCACGAATACGGTTTCCGTCGGCGAGCCGTCCGCTGAAGTCGTTGAGCTTCATGAAATTTGCAAAGCAGGAATGGCTGCCGGCGAGCAAGTATTGAAGGCAGGAGTCAAAGCCAGAGATGTTCACGCTGCTGTGGCTGCACCGTATGTCGAAGCTGGCAAGAAAGATTCCTTCATGCATCATGCGGGGCATGGAATTGGACTTGGTCACCCCGAGTCGCCGATTCTCGTTCCGGAGAGTACCGACGTCCTTCGCGCTGGCGATGTCGTAACGTTAGAGCCAGGATCGTATGTGGAAGGTGTTGGTGGAATGCGAATCGAACACAACTACCTGATCACTGATTCCGGTTATGAACGACTCAGCAACCACGAGATCCGTCTCAATTAG
- a CDS encoding PKD domain-containing protein, producing MCNLSIVEAAEPDPQPVRQITPLLKVADLKVGETQKIKLHDGSQVRIKLISIAAEREPVQGMIKSASAVVDVNGQQATIESGNYRLPVEVNGVQIDCPLTRHYNEDTTQDHWGLTADARVRLWPKSSPWIAPGSFDYPVKQRWMAAMTWFSNEPVSKRPNGKVYYHAGMDIGATERLVEVVAATDGVIVSAGDEILAGDHPPVNKRYDVIYVRDGRGWYYRYSHLDEFDPEVAVGARVTRGQKLGLVGKEGASGGWTHLHFEIKSMQPSGKWGTQDSYAFLWQAYQRQYAPEVIAISRPYQRAFTGSPVTLDAKRSWAKSGIAKYEWTFSDGSEGSGAEVTQRYTRPGMYSEVLKVTDKAGNVDYDFATIRVNDSITGRQCPVIDANYAPSTGIQPGDEVTFTSRGRNGAPSEDIWDFGDGSPKVTTRSNIDSDQHAQNGYASTTHQFEKPGDYIVSVSTKNEHGDTATSRLHVRVERGK from the coding sequence GTGTGCAACCTCTCAATCGTCGAGGCAGCTGAACCAGATCCCCAACCTGTGAGGCAAATTACTCCGCTACTGAAAGTCGCTGACCTGAAAGTCGGTGAGACACAGAAAATCAAACTCCATGACGGATCACAAGTCCGTATCAAGCTGATCAGCATCGCTGCGGAACGAGAACCGGTGCAGGGAATGATCAAATCAGCCAGTGCCGTCGTTGACGTGAATGGTCAGCAGGCGACGATCGAAAGTGGAAACTATCGCCTGCCGGTTGAAGTGAACGGTGTGCAAATCGATTGCCCTCTCACACGGCACTACAACGAAGACACCACGCAAGACCACTGGGGACTCACTGCGGATGCGCGGGTGCGACTTTGGCCGAAGTCCTCACCCTGGATCGCTCCAGGTTCGTTTGATTATCCCGTCAAGCAACGGTGGATGGCAGCCATGACCTGGTTCAGCAACGAGCCAGTCAGCAAACGTCCCAATGGAAAAGTTTACTACCACGCCGGAATGGACATTGGCGCAACAGAACGTCTGGTTGAAGTTGTCGCAGCGACCGACGGAGTGATTGTTTCTGCAGGCGACGAGATCCTGGCAGGTGATCATCCACCAGTTAACAAGCGTTACGATGTCATCTACGTACGAGATGGCCGTGGCTGGTACTATCGCTATAGCCACCTGGATGAATTTGACCCTGAGGTTGCCGTTGGTGCGCGTGTTACACGTGGTCAAAAATTGGGGCTGGTCGGCAAAGAGGGAGCGAGCGGAGGTTGGACACACTTGCACTTCGAAATCAAATCGATGCAGCCATCCGGCAAATGGGGAACGCAGGACAGCTACGCTTTTCTCTGGCAGGCTTATCAGCGCCAGTACGCTCCAGAAGTCATCGCCATCTCACGACCCTACCAAAGAGCTTTCACTGGAAGCCCCGTGACTCTTGATGCAAAACGTAGCTGGGCGAAGTCAGGAATCGCAAAGTACGAATGGACCTTCAGCGACGGCTCTGAAGGCAGCGGAGCAGAAGTAACTCAGCGATACACTCGCCCCGGAATGTATTCAGAAGTCCTGAAAGTGACTGATAAAGCAGGAAACGTCGACTACGACTTCGCCACGATCCGAGTCAACGATTCGATCACTGGTCGGCAGTGTCCAGTCATTGACGCCAACTACGCTCCCAGTACCGGGATTCAGCCGGGTGATGAAGTGACCTTTACATCTCGCGGACGAAACGGAGCCCCGAGCGAAGACATCTGGGACTTCGGAGATGGCAGCCCGAAGGTCACGACTCGCTCAAACATCGATAGCGATCAGCATGCTCAAAATGGGTACGCGTCGACCACACACCAATTTGAAAAGCCGGGCGACTACATCGTTTCCGTGTCAACAAAAAACGAACATGGAGACACTGCCACCAGTAGACTGCACGTCCGTGTTGAGCGGGGAAAGTGA
- a CDS encoding ATP-binding protein, whose product MSYRRFKRLLGETSLERKCRLMFGGALMLLITGSFYVYAQLNLRIVREQYRDRAQLLIAQNMMTTHWKASQNPNESELIVIPENLNEALKPDRLREFNWKFMPEDYENASTTARPVETFEIEAFRDLLSKKEPYVIHEDTERGRYLYFEPIIATELCLQCHRDRHSPLVSETNQIMGMARITFELRETQHDIARNNAILIVMAIVTAVLGMGVAYVIVRYVIVKPIMHLKDVSDAIAQGELDQRADIRTGDEFQELSHAFNRMLRHLVTTQEELKQSAASLDYKVDELAQANLSLHEMNKIKNEFLATMSHELRTPLNSILGFSDVLAVAENLNEKQKKYLSNIQTSGNNLLLLINDILDLAKIDAGRMEVHISEFSIADLIEQLALSVKPLAEKKNIDMDWEVSESVPVLVQDVGKMQQILYNLLSNAIKFTPEGGRIRIDVSMHDETLFDLVVADTGIGIPLEDQSIIFEKFRQGQNLAGSDSMTREYEGTGLGLSIIKELCRLLGGEVSLESEFGKGSTFTVRLPVELACQNPLESADSFTSTPAELMKGSSSLGSFSSAD is encoded by the coding sequence ATGTCCTACCGAAGATTCAAACGTCTGCTTGGAGAAACCAGCCTTGAGCGGAAATGCCGCTTGATGTTTGGGGGGGCGTTGATGTTGCTCATTACCGGTAGTTTCTACGTTTATGCTCAGCTGAATTTGCGAATTGTGCGGGAGCAGTATCGTGATCGAGCTCAGCTGCTGATCGCTCAGAACATGATGACAACACACTGGAAGGCGAGTCAAAACCCTAACGAGTCTGAGCTGATCGTCATCCCCGAGAACTTGAACGAAGCGCTTAAGCCCGACCGCTTGCGGGAGTTCAACTGGAAGTTCATGCCGGAGGATTACGAAAACGCAAGCACAACCGCCCGTCCGGTCGAGACCTTTGAAATCGAGGCGTTTCGAGATCTCCTCTCGAAGAAAGAACCTTACGTTATTCACGAAGATACAGAACGGGGGCGATATCTTTATTTTGAACCGATCATCGCCACTGAACTATGCCTGCAATGCCATCGTGATCGGCATTCCCCTCTTGTCAGCGAGACGAATCAGATCATGGGGATGGCCCGCATTACATTTGAGCTGAGGGAAACTCAACATGACATTGCTCGGAACAACGCCATTCTCATTGTGATGGCAATCGTCACGGCTGTCTTGGGGATGGGGGTGGCTTACGTCATTGTTCGTTATGTGATCGTCAAGCCAATTATGCACTTGAAAGACGTAAGCGATGCGATTGCTCAGGGGGAACTTGATCAACGGGCAGACATTCGAACCGGCGATGAATTTCAGGAACTCAGCCATGCGTTCAACCGCATGCTACGGCATCTCGTGACGACTCAGGAAGAGCTGAAGCAGTCTGCGGCGTCGCTGGACTACAAGGTCGACGAGCTTGCGCAGGCGAACCTGAGTTTGCATGAAATGAACAAAATTAAGAACGAATTCCTGGCCACGATGAGCCACGAACTTCGTACGCCGCTGAACAGCATTCTTGGGTTCAGTGATGTCCTGGCAGTGGCAGAAAACCTGAACGAGAAACAGAAAAAATACCTGTCGAACATTCAGACATCCGGGAATAACCTCTTACTGCTTATTAACGATATTCTTGATTTGGCGAAGATTGATGCAGGCCGGATGGAGGTCCACATCTCAGAGTTTTCGATCGCGGATCTCATCGAGCAATTGGCACTCTCCGTGAAGCCACTTGCGGAAAAGAAAAATATTGACATGGACTGGGAGGTCTCTGAGTCCGTGCCGGTTCTTGTTCAGGATGTCGGGAAGATGCAGCAGATTCTCTATAACCTGCTCTCGAATGCGATTAAGTTCACTCCTGAGGGAGGCCGAATCCGTATCGACGTTTCCATGCATGACGAAACGCTGTTTGACTTAGTTGTCGCAGACACCGGAATCGGGATTCCGCTGGAAGATCAAAGCATCATTTTCGAGAAATTCCGGCAAGGGCAAAACCTGGCTGGTTCAGACAGCATGACCCGCGAGTACGAAGGGACCGGGCTGGGACTGTCGATTATCAAAGAGCTCTGTCGCTTGCTCGGCGGAGAGGTCTCGCTGGAAAGTGAATTCGGAAAAGGGAGTACGTTCACCGTTCGCCTGCCGGTGGAACTTGCCTGCCAGAATCCTCTCGAATCTGCTGATTCCTTTACTTCAACACCCGCTGAACTGATGAAGGGCTCCAGCTCTCTAGGGTCGTTCAGCTCAGCCGATTAG
- a CDS encoding SMP-30/gluconolactonase/LRE family protein, giving the protein MRLFLLKTTALLFCLSTALTAQDTTNFPSLGERIENDAALSQLVAKDAQIFVISGGYEWTEGPVWVNEKQGDGYLLFSDIPNNSIFKWVEGKGASLFMKPSGYTGVADYGAEPGSNGLVLDPQGRLVMCEHGDRRLSVLTKSGGKQTLVDNYKGKRLNSPNDLIYHSNGDLYFTDPPYGLPNRWDDPLRELDFCGVYRLSKAGELTLLTKEMTRPNGLAFSPDEKTLYVAQSDPEAALWKSFPVKADGTLGKGKVMYDATQHVKQGWPGLPDGLAVDKAGNIFATGPGGVYIFNATGKLLGRLSTGERTSNCTFGGKDGSILYITSDTYLCRIQTKTTGLGH; this is encoded by the coding sequence ATGAGGCTGTTTCTGCTGAAGACAACCGCACTTCTTTTTTGCCTGAGCACAGCTCTGACGGCTCAGGATACGACAAACTTTCCCTCTTTGGGCGAGCGCATCGAAAACGATGCCGCCTTGTCTCAACTCGTTGCCAAAGATGCTCAGATCTTCGTCATCTCGGGTGGATACGAATGGACGGAAGGTCCAGTCTGGGTCAATGAGAAACAGGGCGATGGCTACCTGCTTTTTTCAGACATCCCAAATAACTCCATCTTCAAATGGGTGGAAGGCAAAGGTGCTTCGCTCTTCATGAAACCGTCGGGATACACCGGAGTCGCAGATTATGGTGCAGAGCCAGGAAGCAACGGCTTAGTCCTGGACCCTCAAGGTCGATTGGTGATGTGCGAACATGGTGATCGCCGGCTCTCAGTGCTTACAAAATCGGGTGGCAAGCAAACGCTCGTCGACAACTACAAAGGCAAACGGCTCAACAGCCCGAACGATCTGATCTACCACTCCAATGGTGATCTGTATTTTACCGACCCGCCGTATGGACTCCCAAATCGCTGGGACGACCCACTTCGCGAACTCGATTTCTGTGGCGTTTATCGACTCTCAAAAGCGGGTGAGTTGACACTTCTCACCAAAGAAATGACTCGCCCAAACGGCCTCGCGTTTTCTCCTGATGAGAAAACACTCTACGTCGCCCAATCCGATCCAGAAGCCGCCTTGTGGAAGTCGTTTCCCGTCAAAGCGGACGGCACACTCGGAAAAGGCAAAGTCATGTACGACGCGACGCAACATGTCAAACAGGGCTGGCCCGGACTTCCGGACGGATTGGCTGTCGACAAAGCTGGCAACATCTTCGCGACGGGACCTGGTGGAGTTTACATCTTCAACGCAACTGGAAAACTTTTAGGACGTCTCAGCACCGGTGAACGGACATCGAACTGCACTTTCGGCGGAAAAGATGGTTCCATTCTCTACATCACCTCTGACACATACCTGTGCCGAATCCAGACGAAAACAACCGGCCTGGGACATTGA
- a CDS encoding PTS sugar transporter subunit IIA, translated as MREYSDSQLAALEVAQASPEVAPEIPVSSLLKPELVQVPLEARTKRSVLESMIEVAGRTWQVWEPATILKAVQEREKLHSTAFDNGVSIPHPRSPLPDAIGEPLVAFGRTLSGIPCGASNNSLTDCFFLVLCQDARTHLQVIARLARMIQLPDFLPEIRETEDPLRTYEIILNAEKQFGP; from the coding sequence ATGCGAGAGTATTCAGACAGCCAACTCGCTGCGCTCGAAGTGGCACAAGCCTCGCCAGAAGTCGCTCCTGAGATCCCTGTCTCTTCCCTTCTGAAACCCGAGCTGGTACAGGTTCCACTCGAAGCACGAACAAAACGCTCGGTGCTGGAAAGCATGATCGAAGTTGCTGGCCGCACTTGGCAAGTCTGGGAACCTGCTACGATCCTGAAGGCAGTTCAGGAACGCGAAAAACTCCACTCGACCGCTTTCGACAATGGTGTCTCGATCCCTCACCCTCGCTCGCCACTTCCCGATGCGATTGGGGAACCGCTGGTTGCGTTCGGAAGAACCCTGAGTGGAATTCCTTGTGGTGCAAGTAATAACTCGCTGACTGATTGTTTCTTCCTGGTACTGTGCCAGGATGCTCGAACCCACTTGCAAGTCATCGCACGGCTGGCACGGATGATTCAATTACCGGACTTCCTGCCTGAAATTCGCGAAACAGAAGACCCATTGAGAACGTACGAAATCATCCTCAATGCTGAAAAGCAGTTCGGGCCGTAA
- a CDS encoding sugar phosphate isomerase/epimerase family protein, translating into MPAKVELPQSLPVNDNVAQNLDASALHHRVAMNELTTIRWSVAEDIEAYKLWNIPAIGVSWRKLLEFGVQKGVRLLRQSDMSVSNVGWVGGFTGHNGFGHSEVMLDAKRAVRVAGQLRSPAVTVLTGPQNRHINSHARRLAVSALCELADLAASYNVSIALQPMHQVYQQNWSFIHSLDDALELIEKVNHPAVKLAFGTYHLGGEEGVCSRIRSIVDKIAVVHLSDCYGSPQHENDREVPGEGHLPLREIVYALESAGYDGWYETEVWSPDLWKMDHHDLIERCLRSQAALFSNELKTSFTGLNTLSEFPDEDSSTY; encoded by the coding sequence ATGCCCGCCAAAGTGGAGCTCCCACAGAGCCTCCCTGTGAATGATAATGTTGCACAAAATCTTGATGCGAGTGCACTGCATCATCGCGTCGCAATGAATGAACTGACGACGATTCGCTGGTCAGTCGCTGAAGATATCGAGGCCTACAAGCTTTGGAACATCCCCGCGATTGGTGTGAGCTGGCGAAAGCTTCTTGAGTTCGGAGTCCAGAAAGGGGTCCGACTGCTGCGTCAGTCCGACATGAGTGTCTCCAACGTCGGCTGGGTTGGCGGATTCACCGGCCACAATGGGTTTGGTCACAGCGAAGTCATGCTGGACGCCAAACGTGCCGTTCGGGTTGCCGGTCAATTGCGATCTCCGGCAGTGACAGTGCTGACAGGCCCGCAAAACCGCCATATCAATTCTCACGCACGTCGCCTCGCTGTTTCCGCACTCTGTGAGCTTGCCGATTTAGCCGCCAGCTACAATGTTTCCATCGCACTCCAGCCAATGCATCAGGTCTATCAGCAGAACTGGTCCTTCATTCACAGCCTCGACGACGCCTTGGAATTGATCGAAAAAGTGAATCATCCGGCAGTGAAGCTTGCGTTCGGAACATACCACCTTGGAGGAGAAGAGGGCGTTTGTTCGCGAATTCGATCAATTGTTGATAAGATCGCAGTTGTACACCTGTCCGATTGTTATGGGTCACCCCAACACGAGAACGACCGAGAAGTCCCTGGCGAAGGGCATCTTCCTCTTCGCGAAATCGTGTACGCCCTTGAATCAGCTGGCTACGATGGATGGTACGAGACAGAAGTTTGGTCCCCTGACTTATGGAAAATGGACCACCACGACTTAATTGAACGTTGCCTTCGGTCTCAGGCAGCTTTATTCTCTAACGAGTTGAAGACAAGTTTTACGGGCTTAAACACTTTGTCTGAGTTTCCAGACGAAGACTCCTCCACCTACTGA
- the bshB1 gene encoding bacillithiol biosynthesis deacetylase BshB1 — MNPLDTPLDILVVSPHPDDAEISVGGTIIQSLRQGKRVGVVELTNGEPTPRGTIERRKSETELATKTLGLTWRHQLDLPNRSLENNLSARRKLAAIFRLTRPNVILAPFWEDAHPDHVAASALTDAARFWSKLSRSDIPGDPFHPPRIYYFWSIHLRIHPKPAFVVDISDAIDQKMEAVQCFASQLIEGRSQEHPTLIDDIRDRARYWGWTIHSRYGEAFASREELRISDLDHIG; from the coding sequence ATGAACCCTTTAGACACTCCACTCGACATATTAGTTGTCTCTCCTCACCCGGATGACGCGGAAATTAGCGTCGGAGGAACCATCATTCAGTCACTTCGGCAAGGAAAACGAGTCGGAGTGGTCGAATTAACAAACGGAGAGCCGACACCCCGCGGAACGATTGAGAGACGCAAATCCGAAACTGAATTGGCGACAAAAACTCTTGGTCTCACTTGGAGGCACCAGCTCGATTTGCCGAACCGTTCTCTGGAAAACAATCTCAGTGCTCGCAGAAAGCTGGCAGCGATTTTTCGCCTCACGCGGCCCAATGTTATTCTTGCTCCTTTTTGGGAGGATGCTCACCCCGATCATGTTGCCGCCAGTGCGTTGACGGATGCTGCCCGGTTTTGGTCCAAACTCAGCCGCAGCGATATCCCAGGCGACCCGTTTCATCCGCCACGCATCTACTATTTCTGGAGTATCCACTTAAGGATTCATCCCAAGCCTGCGTTTGTCGTCGACATTTCCGATGCCATCGACCAGAAAATGGAAGCTGTTCAATGCTTCGCCAGCCAGCTCATTGAAGGCCGCAGCCAGGAACACCCCACTCTGATTGACGATATCCGAGATCGGGCCCGTTATTGGGGCTGGACAATTCATTCCAGATACGGAGAGGCCTTCGCATCTCGTGAGGAACTCCGGATTTCTGACTTGGATCATATTGGATAG